In Brachypodium distachyon strain Bd21 chromosome 2, Brachypodium_distachyon_v3.0, whole genome shotgun sequence, one genomic interval encodes:
- the LOC104582484 gene encoding uncharacterized protein LOC104582484 isoform X1 yields MTKLPITPCNYYRCCCIENLLPDGRSRQTAHSIHTTIAALDQPRRWSHTSRMSYLCLWHHNCTHAACVPREMESLEMTPMGEYIWTVSTRMSTARQSCSQIIMLLVPGKEKMRFFLFIPFFLWAANCRAGDESFSLRSLVRLSDESACAPCLRWHRMAVRIGFQMAKWEELCPCAVPARSKFTLEPLNIVEGTRRGAVRRRNRVSSVLDRAGCL; encoded by the exons ATGACAAAGCTTCCGATCACTCCGTGCAACTACtaccgctgctgctgcatcgaGAACTTGCTTCCAGACGGAAGATCGAGACAGACAGCG CACTCCATCCACACGACGATTGCAGCACTTGATCAGCCGAGGCGATGGAGTCATACGAGCCGCATGTCCTACCTGTGCCTTTGGCACCACAACTGCACCCATG CTGCCTGCGTGCCGCGCGAGATGGAATCTCTGGAGATGACGCCGATGGGCGAATATATATGGACCGTGTCTACTAGGATGAGTACTGCTAGACAGTCTTGCTCCCAAATAATTATGCTCCTCGTTCCTGGCAAAGAGAAGATGCGCTTCTTCCTTTTCATTCCATTCTTTCTTTGGGCTGCAAATTGCAGAGCCGGTGACGAGTCGTTCTCGCTTCGCAGCCTGGTCCGGCTTTCGGACGAGAGCGCGTGTGCGCCGTGCTTGCGTTGGCATCGAATGGCCGTGCGCATTGGATTCCAGATGGCCAAGTGGGAGGAGCTGTGCCCGTGTGCCGTACCGGCGAGGAGTAAATTTACTCTTGAACCACTCAACATCGTGGAAGGAACACGGAGAGGTGCCGTCCGGAGAAGGAACAGAGTAAGCAGCGTGTTGGACAGGGCCGGGTGTTTGTGA
- the LOC104582484 gene encoding uncharacterized protein LOC104582484 isoform X2, which yields MTKLPITPCNYYRCCCIENLLPDGRSRQTAHSIHTTIAALDQPRRWSHTSRMSYLCLWHHNCTHAACVPREMESLEMTPMGEYIWTVSTRMKPVTSRSRFAAWSGFRTRARVRRACVGIEWPCALDSRWPSGRSCARVPYRRGVNLLLNHSTSWKEHGEVPSGEGTE from the exons ATGACAAAGCTTCCGATCACTCCGTGCAACTACtaccgctgctgctgcatcgaGAACTTGCTTCCAGACGGAAGATCGAGACAGACAGCG CACTCCATCCACACGACGATTGCAGCACTTGATCAGCCGAGGCGATGGAGTCATACGAGCCGCATGTCCTACCTGTGCCTTTGGCACCACAACTGCACCCATG CTGCCTGCGTGCCGCGCGAGATGGAATCTCTGGAGATGACGCCGATGGGCGAATATATATGGACCGTGTCTACTAGGATGA AGCCGGTGACGAGTCGTTCTCGCTTCGCAGCCTGGTCCGGCTTTCGGACGAGAGCGCGTGTGCGCCGTGCTTGCGTTGGCATCGAATGGCCGTGCGCATTGGATTCCAGATGGCCAAGTGGGAGGAGCTGTGCCCGTGTGCCGTACCGGCGAGGAGTAAATTTACTCTTGAACCACTCAACATCGTGGAAGGAACACGGAGAGGTGCCGTCCGGAGAAGGAACAGAGTAA